The segment GTCCTTCAAGATGAAATTCCTCATTAGAGCTTCTTGTTCTACTGGGTCATGCCTCATAAATCATAATTagagttttgcatttttctttcacaattgTCAATCATCAATTGACGAATGAGACCCCAATTAACAGATAAAGAGGCCACACAATCCTTTATTTGCTTGCTTACAATACATATCACCTAGCTGTTTAAAGAGTAAGCCCAAACTTCTGCACTatcaaggttggtcaatttctAGGAATTGAATCCTGGGTTCTAGGAATTGATGCTTTTGTACTATTTGGTAGTCTAGCCCTATCttgattttgtttatatatttcaaGGGATCATGAGTTCACAGTTCATAGTATAATCATGGTTCTGATGATAAAATGCCAAACTCCCTTCCATTGTGAACTTGAAGTACCTAGATTTAGAATGCCCCTTCTTAAAATCTAGAATCACAATGAGAAATTCCATACATAAGCACTAAAAAGCAACAGCCCTACCCGCTTCTCACGACCTACATACCTACAACTTCAGCCAAGCCAAAGAGCACATCACTTCATTATTGTGCAATGTACCAGCCATATAGCCTACAAATATTGTCTCAAACTTAACTACAAGCCAAAACTAATTATCAAATTACAAAACCAACATGATAGATAGTAGCTTACCTGCTGAACCAGAGCCACCGTAGGGGCAAGGATGATGCATATGCTCTTCTGGGGCTTCCTTGTCAAGTGACCCAGCTCATGTATAAGCAGTACAGCAATGTGGTCGTCCCACAACCTGTCCCCAAATAAACAACAATATTCTCCTCCAAAGCTTTCCGGCATAGCTCCAAGT is part of the Quercus robur chromosome 9, dhQueRobu3.1, whole genome shotgun sequence genome and harbors:
- the LOC126700123 gene encoding uncharacterized protein LOC126700123 isoform X2, with amino-acid sequence MLDGRDVRTTQSTGFGAYYNDHYSVFECLGLMLMMMESGTGFGAISVSLKGNLRLNSVKRVPLGAMPESFGGEYCCLFGDRLWDDHIAVLLIHELGHLTRKPQKSICIILAPTVALVQQAIWLVHCTIMK